CCAGAACGCGTCGAGCGCGACTGGTCGCAGCCCTACGAGAAGCACCCGGGCGTGACCGCCGTCTTCAAGACGATTTATCAGAACACGCAGACGTTTTGGGCTGAGTACGATATGTGCGAGAAGCTTGTCGACGTCGAGGAGAACTTTCAGCTCTGGCGCTTCCGCCACGTCAAGACGGTCGAGCGTATTATCGGCTTCAAGCCGGGTACGGGCGGCACCGCCGGTGTTGCCTTCCTGCGTCAGACGCTCGAGACGGCGCTCTTTCCGGAGCTGATCGATGTCCGCACCGAGATTCACTGAGGAGCAGTTGCGGCACTCGGTGTGGCCGCGCTTTTCGCGCGTGCTCGCCAGGGACGAGATCTACCTTGCCAACCACTCCCTCGGCCGGCCGCCCGACCGCATGGCCGAGGATGTGCGCGCGGCGCTCGACGTGTGGTACCGCGATATGGACGGCGCCTGGCCATTCTGGCTTCAACAACAAGAACGGTTTCGAACACTCACGGCAACCCTGGTGGGCGTGGTGCGCGCCGACTGCATCGTCCCCAAGACCAGCGCCGGCCAGGGGCTGCGCGCGGTGCTGAACGCGCTGCCTGGCAAGCCGCGCGTCGCGACCAGCGACGGCGAGTTCGACTCGCTCGACTTTATCCTGCGCGTCTATCGTGAGCAGGGACGCATCGAGCTCAAGACGGCGCCCTGGCGCGAGCTCAACGTTGCGGGCGCGGATCTGGTCGTCCTCTCGAGTGTCATGTTCCGCACCGGCGAGGTTGTCGAGGACCTGCCGAACCTCGTGCGCGGCGCGCACGTTGCGGGCGCGCTGGTGCTGCTCGACGTCTACCACCACGCCGGCGTGCTGCCGCTCGATCTCGACACGCTCGGCGTCGATTTCGCGGTCGGCGGCTCGTACAAGTACACGCGCGGCGGGCCGGGCGCGTGCTGGCTTTACGTGCGCCCGGGGCTCGCCGAGACTATGCGCACGCTCGACACCGGGTGGTTCGCAAAGAGAGACGTCTTCGCCTACGCGCGGCCCGAGCCGCCGGAGTACGGCCGCGGCGGCGACGCATGGCTCGAGTCCACGCCGCCGGTGCTCGCGCCGGTGCAGGCGCTCGCCGGTCTCGAACTTACCCTCGAGCTCGGCGTCGAGCGCCTGCGTGCGCACAACCTCGCGCAGAAGAGCCGTCTCGCCTCGCTCCTCTTAGAGCAGGGCGTCAAGGCCGCGGGCGTCGGCGACGCGTACGGTGCCTTCCTCACCGTGGTACATCCCGAGTCAGGCGCGATTGCGAAGCAACTGCACGAGCAGGGGATAAAGGTTGACGCCCGCAGTGAGTATCTGCGCATCTGCCCCGACATCCTCAACTCCGATGCGGAGCTTGAGCGCGCTGCGCGCCTGATTGTCGCTGTAGTCAATCAGCATTGAGGCGCTCGTCTTCGACTGTGGCGATGCTTTGCGCTGCGGGTTACGCGTTCGATCCTAAATTTTAAGGCGCTCCAAAGAGATCGACTGCAGGACCGCTTGAGGGTGAGCGGCACGATATGCATCTTGAGGTCGAAAACGGGCTAGAGGAGCGGATTTCTCCGGTGTGCGCTTCAGGAAAAAACTTGACAGTCCCGGAATCGTCAGTAATATAAAAGTTAGATCGTATAGTGCACGGCTCTTGGATTGCGTGATGCGACGACCGGCGACAGAACCAAGGGCACAAGGAGGGCACGCAACTATGAATGACCCTGAAAAGAGCCCGGCGAGATTAAGTTCTCTCAGGAAGACCATGCGGAAGCTTTCTGAGCAGCTTCCAGGGAGCGAGGCAACGTTTCACCGTAAGCTCTCTCGATATGAGGATGAGATCGAATCTCTCCAGGCGCAAGTAAAGACGCTTGAAGAAGAGATCTACCGTCTTCAGCGACGACTGGAACAGGCCCCGAAAGAGTTCGAATTTCTCCGATCCAAACTTGACCAGTCCCGCGAGCAGTTGGATCAGACACATCATCAAAATCAGCGGATGGTCGACGCCTTACAGCAGGCCAAGGAGCAGATAGAAAGTCTTCGCGAGGAGGTAGAGAAACTGTCCGCCCCGCCGAGCCCATACGGGATCTTCGCGTCCTTGAACGCTGATGGGACGGCGAACATCTATACAGGCGGCCGAAAGTTGAAGGTTAATCTCCACCCGTCAGTGCGGCCGGAAACGCTTCGTAAGGGCCAGGAACTGATTCTGAATGAGGCGTTCAATGTCATTGAGGCCGCAGGTTTCGATGAACAGGGTGAGGTTGTGACTCTGAAAGATCTGCTCGATGAAGGCCGAGCTGTTGTCACCCTGCGCGCCGACGAGGTGCGGGTGGTGGAACTGGCCGAGCCTCTGCGACAACTCTCTCTTAAGGCGGGTGACCATCTGCTCCTCGACTCGCGGTCCGGGCACATTCTGGAGAAGTTGCCAAAGAGCGATGCCCAGGAGCTGTTCCTTGAAGAGGTTCCGAGTATCGGGTATGAGGCTATCGGTGGGCTTGGTCCCCAGATCGAGATGATCAGGGATGCCATCGAGCTACCTCATCTGTATGCGGATTACTTCCGAGAACACCAGCTCCAGCCTCCGAAGGGGGTGTTACTCTATGGGCCGCCGGGTTGCGGCAAGACCCTGATCGCAAAGGCGGTTGCGCATTCCCTGGCCGAGCAACTGGCCAAGAAGACCGGACAGGCGGTGAAGGGGTACTTCCTGAACGTGAAGGGTCCTGAGCTGCTGAACAAGTACGTCGGCGAGACGGAGCGGCAGATCCGGGAGATCTTCGGCAGGGC
This genomic window from Candidatus Methylomirabilis tolerans contains:
- a CDS encoding aminotransferase class V-fold PLP-dependent enzyme yields the protein MSAPRFTEEQLRHSVWPRFSRVLARDEIYLANHSLGRPPDRMAEDVRAALDVWYRDMDGAWPFWLQQQERFRTLTATLVGVVRADCIVPKTSAGQGLRAVLNALPGKPRVATSDGEFDSLDFILRVYREQGRIELKTAPWRELNVAGADLVVLSSVMFRTGEVVEDLPNLVRGAHVAGALVLLDVYHHAGVLPLDLDTLGVDFAVGGSYKYTRGGPGACWLYVRPGLAETMRTLDTGWFAKRDVFAYARPEPPEYGRGGDAWLESTPPVLAPVQALAGLELTLELGVERLRAHNLAQKSRLASLLLEQGVKAAGVGDAYGAFLTVVHPESGAIAKQLHEQGIKVDARSEYLRICPDILNSDAELERAARLIVAVVNQH
- the arc gene encoding proteasome ATPase: MNDPEKSPARLSSLRKTMRKLSEQLPGSEATFHRKLSRYEDEIESLQAQVKTLEEEIYRLQRRLEQAPKEFEFLRSKLDQSREQLDQTHHQNQRMVDALQQAKEQIESLREEVEKLSAPPSPYGIFASLNADGTANIYTGGRKLKVNLHPSVRPETLRKGQELILNEAFNVIEAAGFDEQGEVVTLKDLLDEGRAVVTLRADEVRVVELAEPLRQLSLKAGDHLLLDSRSGHILEKLPKSDAQELFLEEVPSIGYEAIGGLGPQIEMIRDAIELPHLYADYFREHQLQPPKGVLLYGPPGCGKTLIAKAVAHSLAEQLAKKTGQAVKGYFLNVKGPELLNKYVGETERQIREIFGRAKEKATEGSPVVIFFDEMDSLFRTRGSGISSDMESTIVPQFLAELDGVEGLKHVIVIGATNRQDLIDPAVLRPGRFDVKIKIDRPDQSAAHEVFSKYLTPELPFAAAEVKSHGTPEKTAAAMIAAAIQLLYAAVPEHRFLEVTYASGQQETLYFKDFASGAMIESICTRAKKRAVKRMIATGVKGLVVEDLLDAIRTEFRENEDLPNTTNPDDWAKIAGRRSERIVNVRTVFNREEKRPRKVETISTGHYL